CGTCGATGAAGAGCTTTCGCCCCAAAGATGAAGATCCGAGCGATGACTCGGACGGTTCCAATTCGTTCAAGCCGCGCAACCCCAGCGTTGATTTTCACGGCAAAAAGCGGAGCAACGAGACGCACGCTTCCCGCACCGATCCCGAAGCGAGGCTCTATTGCAAAGGTCGCGGCCAAGCGTCGCGGCTCGCCCACTTGGGTCACGTGCTGAGTGAAAATCGAAACGGTTTGATAGTGGAAACCTGCGTGACCGAAGCGAACGGAACGGCCGAGCGAGACGCGGCGATTGCGATGATTCAAGGCTACAAGCAGAAGCATGGTCGCGGCCCCAAGACCGTTGGCGCTGATGCGGGCTACGACGCCGGCGAGTTCCTGATTCGCTTGGAACAAGAAGACGTGATTCCGCATGTCGCGATGCGATCCAAAGAGCCGACCGATCCAGCCACTGCCCGCGGCGATCGCAAAGCAGGGATTGAAGCTCGGGTCCGCATGCGAGCTCGTCAACAAACCATCGAGTACGTCGTAAGTCAACGCGTTCGCAAACGTGTGGAGGAGTGTTTCGGTTGGTGCAAGACAATCGCCGGCCTGGACCGCAGTCACTGGGTGGGGCGTTGGAAACTGCAACAGTACTTCGACGTGGCCGCTTCCGCTTACAACTTACTGCGACTAACAAAACTGCAGCCCACATCATGATGGAGGAGGAGAAAACCGCGTCCCGAGGGCCGCAAAACGGATCGCAACCGCGATCCAACGCCAACCCAAAGCGTCCCAGGACAGCGATTCAGGGTCGTAGATTAAAAAACGACCCACGAAACGCTCTGCCCCAGCTCGTAGAAGCTGTTTTTCAGCAGCCTGTTAATCTTTATGTTATAGGGGCCGGTTTTGGGCTCCAGAAGCCGTATCCTAAAGATTATGTTATACGCGCCTCAGCGAGCTGAGAGCAGTGCTTAATTACGTTTTCCCAATAACATAATCTTTAGGTTTCTGGACACCAAAAAAGCACTATTTTGAACCCGATTTCGTACACAATATCGCCCCCGAGAACCATTACGGCTGCTGCCCCAGTCTACCCAGACTGCCATTCTCAAGAAAATCGGCGATCCTTAGCAAGCCAACCAATTCGCTGCAAAACGATCCGGAGCTAAATCGCCAACTTGAATCGTTTTCACGTTGGAACTTGAATCTGCCTACGAACAAGTCTTCGTTGATCAATCCGACGCGTTCCTCTGAACTTTGACATAAACTTGGGGGGCATTCCACACTTCCCAACTGGATGATGTACACCAATATTGCCGAAGCTGACTGTTTGTCGCGTGATCCGTGAAATGCTGCGTCCATTGTCATTGATTACTGATTGGTAGATAGAAACCGATTCGAAACAGCCGCCGCAATACTTAAACTTTCCATCAGTAAACATTTAGAATGATTGCTGCTCAGAGCAAGACGGCAGCAACACCAATGCCAGCTGGAATGCGACGTCAATCTCAAACGTGACGTAACCTAACTTCGCGAGACAAAGAACACAAATTTGTCCATACGATTGCCTCGCCAGATCCGCGTGCGATACCGAGATCCTATGCTCCAAAATGGTCAGATAATGCGTGGGAACAAATGGATGAACCGCCAATTCCAAATTAAGCCGCGATGAAACTATGCCTCTAAAGACCGAAGTCGCACCGACAGGGTTTCGCCGTAAGACCTGACTGCCAATCAATCTCCAGCGACATTCCACTCACATGGCTCAAGCAAGCCCGTGACTCACCTGGGTAGATACCAATCACCATGGCCATCCATTTGCCGAGACGCGCGGCTCGACTTAATTGAACTGAGCACTTCATTCTGATACCCCGCCCTCCTCGAATTGCCGGCATGGATCGATCCGTCGCGTACCGAGCTTGTCGTCATCTGAAAGATGCCAGCCTGATCTCGGTATGCCGTCACCAAGACAGTAGCCCGCCGATTCGCCTTCTAATCCCCAGCAAACAGCAGCGGCTAGATAGGCCTTGATTGCGGGGAATGCGACCATGGGAAATGGCATATTTGAAGGGGCCGTGGTTCGTTGTTTCGGCCAAATCTGTGGCTCGATATGTCGGAACCAGTGCAAGGGTAGGCGCGATAAGGCGGAACGTCGCCTTCCCCTTCCATCGCGATATACGACGTAGTAATCAAAGGTCTTACCGCTGCGGGCCCTAGCATTTTCGCCAGGGCCTATGTAGTTCCCGAGGCCTGAAGTCTCTCCCAAAGAGCGAGCGATGATGAATCTCCGACTCGGAACCAAGGAGGGTCATTTTGCTCAAACCTGTGCGGGTACTTTTATCCAAATGACCATTTCGCATCGACGCAAGTCCGGACAATCTACGCTGTTGAACGGGCAAAGAACGGCTCTCAGGGCTCTGAGAGCCGCTGAACTCGGTTCGATCGTTTCCTCGATTTGGCTTGTATGGAGTCGTTTTGCGCTAGCCGGTCTCGGGAGGGATGCGCTACCTATGTGCCTAATGTGCTAGTAATAAATGACTTAGCTCAAAGTTGGCACGGGACGAGACTTCTTGCCAACGCTCCATTTTCGTTGAAATTGGTGGTAGCATTCCGCCGCTCGCAAAACCAACCACCACACGCCCAGGGGGTCTTGTTGAAATCGGGTCACGCAGACGCCAGGTTTTGCCAGTAGGTCGCCGACATCATCCCCTCGCTCGAATTGCGAAGCCCCCTTCGCTTTAGCCATTTGGTC
The nucleotide sequence above comes from Blastopirellula sp. J2-11. Encoded proteins:
- a CDS encoding IS5 family transposase, with product MRGRPDPQSQIFFVIDVESRIRPNHPLRPLKKRVDAILRSMDALFAQAYDRTGRPSVPPERLLKAMLLMALYSLRSERQLCERIDTDLLFRWFLDMSPEEAAFDLTVFTYNRPRMDQFGITAKFFEAVLEQAIGAGLCSDDHFTVDGTIIDSYASMKSFRPKDEDPSDDSDGSNSFKPRNPSVDFHGKKRSNETHASRTDPEARLYCKGRGQASRLAHLGHVLSENRNGLIVETCVTEANGTAERDAAIAMIQGYKQKHGRGPKTVGADAGYDAGEFLIRLEQEDVIPHVAMRSKEPTDPATARGDRKAGIEARVRMRARQQTIEYVVSQRVRKRVEECFGWCKTIAGLDRSHWVGRWKLQQYFDVAASAYNLLRLTKLQPTS